In one Arachis duranensis cultivar V14167 chromosome 9, aradu.V14167.gnm2.J7QH, whole genome shotgun sequence genomic region, the following are encoded:
- the LOC107464636 gene encoding galacturonosyltransferase 8: protein MANSQTKGNRSFSFSFRVLTSAISIALCIFFTFSFLFTTHHYHHRHNNNIGSDGVARGFGSVTRSILALKTDPLKPRLDHIKKQAEDHRILALMYASYAKKLKLESSKVVRVFAELSRDFSYLMNKPRYTSLFGSDGVIDEAVLRQLEKEIKERIKTARQVIGEAKESFDNQLKIQKLKDTIFAVNEQLTKAKKQGAFSSLIAAKSIPKSLHCISMRLMEERIAHPEKYLDEGKPTSPELEDPKLYHYAIFSDNVVAASVVVNSATKNAKEPWKHVFHVVTDKMNLGAMQVMFKLKDYNGAHIEVKAVEDYTFLNSSYVPVLRQLESANLQKFYFENKLENATKDTTNMKFRNPKYLSILNHLRFYLPEMYPKLHRILFLDDDIVVQKDLTGLWKIDMDGKVNGAVETCFGSFHRYAQYMNFSHPLIKAKFNPKACAWAYGMNFFDLDAWRREKCTEEYHYWQNLNENRTLWKLGTLPPGLITFYSTTKPLEKSWHVLGLGYNPSISMEEINNAAVVHFNGNMKPWLDIAMNQFKPLWTKFVDFELEFVQSCNFGL from the exons ATGGCAAACTCACAAACCAAAGGGAACCGGAGCTTCAGTTTCTCTTTTAGAGTCTTAACCTCTGCTATTTCCATTGCTCTCTGCATTTTTTTCACTTTCTcatttctcttcaccactcaccactaccaccaccgccacaacaacaacatc GGTTCTGATGGTGTTGCACGTGGATTTGGATCTGTAACGAGATCCATTCTGGCCTTGAAAACAGATCCATTGAAGCCTCGGTTGGACCACATCAAGAAGCAAGCCGAGGATCACCGCATACTTGCATTGATGTATGCATCCTATGCAAAGAAACTCAAGCTTGAGAGCTCCAAGGTTGTTAGAGTTTTTGCCGAACTCTCAAGGGACTTCTCGTATCTAATGAACAAACCTCGGTACACTTCCCTCTTCGGCTCTGATGGGGTAATCGATGAAGCAGTGCTTCGCCAATTGGAAAAGGAAATAAAGGAGCGGATTAAGACAGCTCGCCAAGTAATTGGTGAAGCCAAAGAATCATTTGATAATCAGCTAAAGATTCAGAAGTTGAAGGACACAATTTTCGCTGTGAATGAGCAGTTGACCAAGGCAAAGAAGCAAGGAGCTTTCTCCAGCTTGATTGCAGCTAAGTCAATCCCGAAGAGCTTGCACTGTATCTCAATGAGGTTGATGGAGGAGAGGATTGCACATCCAGAGAAGTATTTGGATGAGGGGAAGCCTACTTCTCCAGAACTTGAAGATCCTAAACTTTATCACTATGCCATATTCTCGGACAACGTCGTTGCAGCATCTGTTGTGGTCAATTCAGCCACAAAGAATGCAAAGGAACCGTGGAAACATGTGTTTCATGTTGTGACTGATAAGATGAATCTTGGAGCGATGCAAGTGATGTTTAAGTTGAAGGATTATAATGGGGCACATATTGAGGTTAAGGCAGTTGAAGACTACACGTTCCTGAATTCATCGTACGTGCCGGTGCTTCGACAGCTGGAATCTGCTAACCTGCAGAAATTTTACTTtgaaaacaagcttgagaaCGCCACAAAGGACACTACAAATATGAAATTCAGGAATCCAAAGTATTTGTCGATACTAAACCACCTGAGATTTTACTTGCCTGAGATGTATCCAAAGCTCCATAGGATTCTGTTTTTGGATGATGACATAGTGGTTCAGAAGGACCTTACTGGGTTATGGAAGATTGATATGGATGGCAAGGTGAATGGAGCTGTAGAAACATGTTTCGGATCATTCCATAGATATGCACAGTACATGAATTTCTCACACCCCTTGATAAAAGCAAAATTCAACCCTAAGGCTTGCGCATGGGCGTATGGAATGAATTTCTTCGATTTGGATGCTTGGAGAAGGGAAAAGTGCACGGAAGAGTACCATTATTGGCAGAATCTG AATGAGAACAGGACATTATGGAAACTAGGGACATTACCTCCAGGTCTTATCACATTCTACTCAACCACAAAGCCACTAGAGAAATCATGGCATGTTCTTGGGCTTGGTTATAACCCAAGCATCAGCATGGAAGAGATCAACAATGCGGCAGTGGTCCACTTCAATGGTAACATGAAACCATGGCTTGACATTGCTATGAATCAGTTTAAGCCACTTTGGACAAAGTTTGTTGACTTTGAGTTAGAGTTTGTTCAATCCTGCAATTTTGGTCTCTAA
- the LOC107464654 gene encoding glycerol kinase, which translates to MSKEDVFVGAIDQGTSSSRFIIYDKSARPITSHQVEFTQFYPQAGWVEHDPMEILESVKVCVAKAVDKATADGFNVDKGLKAIGITNQRETTLVWSKSTGAPLHNAIVWMDVRTTSICRRLEKELSGGKGHFVDSCGLPISTYFSATKLLWLMENVDAVKEGIKKKDALFGTVDTWLIWNLTGGKDGGLHVTDVSNASRTMLMNLKTLDWDPATLKTLGIPGEILPKIVSNAEVIGNVATGWPIKGVQISGCLGDQHAAMLGQVCRKGEAKSTYGTGAFILLNTGDKVIKSNHGLLSTIAYKLGSKAQTNYALEGSVAIAGAAVQWLRDNLGIISSASDIEAMASQVENTGGVYFVPAFNGLFAPWWRDDARGIVIGITRYTTKAHIARAVLESMCFQVKDVVDSMQKDYGNDKKDGVLRVDGGATINNLLMQTQADLSAMPVIRPSDIETTARGAAFAAGLAAGIWKEDFIFDTAEQMKKATTFRPIMTEEVRKKKVECWNKAVNRSFDLADLSFEL; encoded by the exons ATGTCAAAGGAGGATGTttttgttggcgccattgaccAAGGAACCAGTAGTAGCAGGTTCATAATCTATGACAAATCAGCTCGTCCAATTACATCTCACCAAGTTGAATTCACTCAATTCTATCCACAGGCTGG GTGGGTGGAGCATGATCCAATGGAGATCTTGGAGAGTGTGAAGGTTTGTGTTGCTAAGGCTGTGGACAAGGCTACAGCTGATGGATTCAATGTGGATAAGGGTTTGAAGGCTATTGGCATCACCAATCAGAGGGAGACTACCCTTGTTTGGAGCAAATCCACTGGTGCCCCTCTTCACAATGCTATTGTTTGGATGGATGTTCGTACCACTTCGATTTGCAG GAGATTAGAAAAGGAGTTATCTGGTGGGAAAGGCCACTTTGTGGACAGCTGTGGTTTGCCGATAAGCACATATTTCAGCGCCACGAAGCTGCTGTGGTTGATGGAAAATGTAGACGCCGTCAAGGAGGgtataaagaaaaaagatgcCCTGTTTGGAACTGTAGACACTTGGTTAATATGGAATTTAACCGGAGGGAAGGACGGAGGATTGCATGTAACTGATGTATCAAATGCATCTCGGACGATGCTGATGAACCTGAAGACCCTTGATTGGGATCCTGCTACCTTAAAAACCCTTGGAATCCCTGGTGAAATTTTGCCTAAAATTGTTAGTAATGCCGAGGTCATAGGAAATGTTGCTACCGGGTGGCCGATCAAAGGGGTACAAATTTCGGGATGTTTAGGGGATCAGCACGCAGCGATGCTAGGACAAGTGTGCCGTAAAGGAGAAGCTAAAAGCACTTATGGCACAGGTGCTTTCATACTTCTAAATACCGGTGACAAAGTAATTAAGTCAAACCATGGTCTTCTAAGCACCATTGCTTACAAGCTTGGCTCCAAGGCTCAAACCAATTATGCGCTGGAAGGATCGGTTGCTATTGCCGGAGCTGCAGTGCAGTGGCTTAGGGACAATCTTGGGATTATTTCTAGTGCATCGGATATAGAGGCTATGGCATCACAGGTTGAAAACACGGGTGGCGTTTACTTTGTTCCTGCTTTCAATGGATTGTTTGCTCCGTGGTGGCGTGATGATGCTCGGGGGATTGTCATTGGAATAACAAGGTACACAACCAAGGCTCACATAGCTCGTGCTGTACTTGAGAGCATGTGTTTTCAGGTGAAAGATGTGGTGGACTCGATGCAAAAAGATTATGGAAACGATAAAAAAGATGGCGTGCTCAGAGTGGATGGTGGTGCAACTATTAACAACTTGCTGATGCAGACTCAG GCAGATTTGTCTGCAATGCCGGTGATTAGGCCATCTGACATAGAGACGACGGCGCGTGGAGCAGCCTTTGCTGCTGGGTTAGCAGCTGGTATTTGGAAAGAAGATTTTATCTTCGATACGGCGGAACAGATGAAGAAAGCTACTACCTTCCGTCCGATAATGACCGAGGaagtgaggaagaagaaggtggaGTGCTGGAACAAAGCTGTTAATAGAAGTTTTGACTTGGCTGATCTTTCATTTGAATTATGA
- the LOC107464651 gene encoding putative pentatricopeptide repeat-containing protein At1g53330, producing MATPKPISPFRLSSLLRSEKDPSKALKLFLHPNPTQPKPFRHSLLSYDLLITKLGRAKMFLEMEQILHRLCHHTTFCVPEPLLCQVITLYGRNRLPSSAIHTFLSLGSFRCTPTVKSFNSLLNALLTSRDFQNFSEFASRVMEFTQPDTCTFNILINAWCLRGNIDCAWKVFDEMRDLGVPPSEVTFGTLINGLCKSMRLQEALKLKEVMIKDHKLKPNVNLYTTLIKGGCVVGEMDRVFRIKDEMVRNNVKLDAAVYNTLMDALFKAGRKDEGWQVLDEMNKNGCKPDLVTYNVMIAEFCSENNFEEVFRILDGMEGGGVKPDVVIYNVIIGWLCKTGKCNEANDLFQDMPRRGCTPDVVTYRTLFDGLCGWMHLSEAALILDEMLFKGYAPLSRSLNRFIDGMCSEGNFELLLTVLSSLGRKEDILNEDIWKIVVSIFKPKELQEN from the coding sequence ATGGCCACACCGAAGCCCATATCACCCTTCAGACTCTCTTCACTCCTCCGTTCCGAAAAAGACCCCTCCAAAGCCCTCAAACTCTTCCTCCACCCAAACCCAACCCAACCCAAACCCTTCCGCCACTCTCTCCTCTCCTACGACCTCCTCATCACCAAGCTAGGCCGTGCCAAGATGTTCCTGGAGATGGAACAAATCCTCCACCGCCTCTGCCACCACACCACCTTCTGCGTCCCTGAACCCCTCCTCTGCCAAGTCATCACCCTCTATGGCCGCAACCGCCTCCCCTCCTCCGCCATCCACACCTTCCTCTCCCTCGGTTCCTTCCGCTGCACGCCAACCGTCAAGTCCTTCAACTCCCTCCTCAATGCCCTCCTCACCTCCCGCGATTTCCAGAATTTCTCAGAATTCGCGTCACGAGTAATGGAATTCACGCAGCCAGATACTTGCACGTTCAACATTCTGATCAATGCGTGGTGCTTGAGAGGCAACATTGATTGTGCATGgaaggtgtttgatgaaatgcgtGACCTTGGTGTTCCTCCCAGCGAGGTTACTTTTGGGACTTTGATTAATGGTCTTTGCAAAAGCATGCGGCTGCAAGAGGCGCTGAAGTTGAAGGAGGTTATGATAAAGGATCATAAGTTGAAGCCTAATGTTAACTTGTACACCACACTGATCAAAGGTGGTTGTGTGGTTGGGGAGATGGATCGAGTCTTTAGGATCAAGGATGAGATGGTGAGAAACAATGTGAAGTTGGATGCTGCTGTTTATAACACTCTTATGGACGCGCTTTTCAAGGCCGGGAGGAAGGATGAGGGGTGGCAGGTTTTGGATGAGATGAACAAGAATGGCTGCAAACCTGACTTGGTGACTTACAATGTGATGATTGCAGAGTTTTGTAGTGAGAATAATTTCGAAGAAGTGTTTAGGATTTTGGATGGGATGGAAGGTGGTGGTGTGAAGCCTGATGTTGTGATCTACAATGTGATTATTGGTTGGCTGTGTAAGACAGGGAAATGTAATGAAGCGAATGATTTGTTTCAAGATATGCCAAGGCGAGGATGCACTCCAGATGTTGTGACGTATCGCACCCTTTTTGATGGTCTATGTGGATGGATGCATTTGAGTGAAGCTGCATTGATTTTGGATGAGATGTTGTTCAAAGGCTATGCTCCTCTTTCTAGGAGTTTGAACAGGTTTATAGATGGGATGTGCAGCGAAGGGAATTTTGAGTTGCTGTTGACAGTTTTGAGTAGTCTGGGTAGAAAGGAAGATATTTTGAATGAGGACATATGGAAAATTGTGGTTTCCATTTTCAAACCAAAGGAGCTGCAAGAAAACTGA